From one Planctomycetia bacterium genomic stretch:
- a CDS encoding aldehyde dehydrogenase (NADP(+)) has protein sequence MSNLQSVLIAGTWRKSEASGTFQSANPQTGEKLAELYPISTWSDCEAALASAAAAFQQLRALPPARIAAFLRAFADRLQARGEELAKVANLETGYPVKPRLFDVELPSTIGQLRQAAAAAEEESWSVPTIDSKLNIRARFEALGPVAVFGPNNFPFAFGSASGGDFAAAIAAGCPVIAKANTSHPATTRLLAEEAQAAAVATEMPVGTIQLLYRTSHADGERFVADPRLGAIAYTGSRNAGLKLKAAADSVGKPIYLELSSVNPVVVLPGCLEERGDALVDEFTTSCLMGTGQFCTNPGLVLLVAGPKTESFIGAVAKKFEGAPVGALLSSGVADSLAHGVATLAKAGAKLLAGGKVSDAAGFRYQNTLLTATAAQFIADPHALQTECFGNQSLFVVAKDVAELIAALKCLEGNLTGCVYSDTKGSDDAAYDQLVGPLRERVGRLLNDKMPTGVAVSAAMNHGGPFPATGHPGFTAVGIPAAIHRFAMLACYDNVREHRLPASLKNKNVSGKTWRLVDGSWSQADVAAG, from the coding sequence GTGAGCAACCTACAGTCGGTCTTGATCGCAGGAACTTGGCGCAAGTCCGAAGCGTCGGGCACATTCCAATCGGCGAACCCGCAAACGGGCGAGAAGCTCGCCGAGCTGTATCCGATCAGCACGTGGTCCGATTGCGAAGCCGCGCTGGCCTCGGCCGCGGCGGCGTTTCAGCAATTGCGGGCCTTGCCTCCCGCGCGCATCGCCGCCTTCCTGCGCGCATTCGCCGATCGCCTCCAAGCTCGCGGCGAAGAGTTGGCGAAGGTCGCCAACTTAGAAACCGGCTATCCTGTGAAACCGCGGCTCTTCGATGTCGAGCTGCCGAGCACGATCGGCCAGCTTCGACAAGCCGCCGCGGCCGCCGAAGAAGAATCGTGGAGCGTCCCGACGATCGACTCGAAGCTCAACATTCGGGCACGCTTCGAAGCTCTCGGGCCGGTCGCGGTCTTCGGGCCGAACAACTTTCCGTTCGCCTTCGGCAGCGCTTCCGGGGGAGACTTCGCAGCCGCGATCGCCGCAGGTTGTCCGGTTATTGCGAAGGCGAACACTTCGCATCCCGCGACCACGCGCCTGTTGGCGGAAGAAGCGCAAGCCGCCGCCGTCGCCACGGAAATGCCTGTGGGAACCATCCAATTGCTCTATCGCACGTCGCACGCCGACGGGGAACGTTTCGTTGCCGATCCGCGACTCGGCGCGATCGCTTACACGGGCAGTCGCAACGCCGGCCTGAAGTTGAAAGCTGCCGCGGATTCCGTCGGCAAGCCGATCTACTTGGAACTGTCGAGCGTGAACCCGGTCGTCGTGTTGCCCGGCTGCTTGGAAGAACGGGGCGACGCCTTGGTCGATGAGTTTACGACCAGTTGCTTGATGGGAACGGGACAGTTTTGCACGAACCCCGGGCTTGTGTTGCTCGTGGCCGGGCCGAAGACGGAGAGCTTCATCGGCGCAGTGGCGAAGAAGTTCGAGGGGGCTCCGGTCGGGGCGCTGTTGTCGAGCGGCGTGGCCGATTCCTTGGCGCACGGGGTCGCCACGCTCGCGAAAGCGGGAGCCAAGCTGCTGGCCGGCGGAAAAGTTTCCGATGCCGCGGGCTTTCGCTATCAAAACACGTTGCTCACGGCGACGGCTGCCCAGTTCATCGCCGACCCGCATGCGCTGCAAACCGAATGCTTCGGCAATCAATCGTTGTTCGTCGTTGCGAAAGACGTCGCCGAGCTGATCGCGGCGCTTAAGTGCCTTGAAGGGAACCTCACCGGCTGCGTTTATTCCGACACGAAAGGGAGCGACGACGCGGCCTACGATCAACTGGTCGGGCCGTTGCGCGAGCGGGTCGGTCGGTTGCTCAACGATAAGATGCCGACCGGCGTCGCCGTCTCGGCGGCGATGAACCACGGTGGGCCGTTCCCTGCTACCGGGCATCCCGGCTTCACGGCCGTCGGCATTCCGGCGGCGATTCATCGCTTTGCGATGTTGGCTTGCTACGACAACGTGCGCGAGCATCGGCTGCCAGCCTCGCTCAAGAATAAAAACGTGAGCGGCAAGACGTGGCGGCTCGTCGACGGCAGTTGGTCGCAAGCCGACGTCGCCGCCGGCTAA
- a CDS encoding GNAT family N-acetyltransferase → MPNLTLRLIRDLAELKRLEPAWHAIAGGVPFREPAWLLTWWKHYGPRDAADRVRRELFVIAVEAASIDGEEAERELVGLAPFFVECSPIAGRVVRFLGSGEVCSDHLTLLAHEDFAKEVAAAVGEFLCTTLCESPLHRETGEHWDRIELNGAHGDDPMIAALLVEMHRHGTRIERRRGTGPWQLSLPNGYEAYLATLSKSHRKQLRRLARNVLDTDRARWHTVRTTADLEIAWPIFVDLHQRRRQSLGDAGSFRSKRFATFHEEATRRMLACGRLRMHWLELDGKPAAAEYHLVGDDAVYAYQAGLDPDQIGQEPGRLAGIAIIRQAIDDGFATYDLLRGDEPYKAHWRAVPLPTEYVSIIAPRWSSWMRYIAHRIPRYLRVRLLELFSRRAVERDGSYPGAKTQADHDAADELEYATAE, encoded by the coding sequence ATGCCCAACCTCACCCTCCGCCTCATCCGCGATCTTGCGGAATTGAAACGTCTCGAACCTGCTTGGCATGCAATTGCCGGCGGAGTGCCGTTTCGTGAACCAGCGTGGCTGTTGACGTGGTGGAAGCACTACGGCCCGCGCGACGCCGCCGACCGCGTACGCCGCGAGTTGTTCGTGATCGCCGTCGAAGCCGCTTCGATAGACGGGGAGGAAGCCGAACGGGAGTTGGTCGGGCTCGCGCCGTTCTTCGTTGAATGCTCGCCGATCGCCGGCAGAGTCGTGCGGTTTCTCGGGTCGGGGGAAGTTTGTTCCGACCATCTTACGCTCCTCGCGCATGAGGACTTCGCGAAAGAAGTCGCCGCGGCGGTCGGCGAATTCCTTTGCACGACGCTTTGCGAATCGCCCCTGCATCGTGAGACCGGCGAACATTGGGACCGGATCGAGCTCAACGGCGCGCATGGCGACGATCCGATGATCGCCGCACTGCTCGTCGAGATGCATCGCCACGGCACGCGGATCGAGCGCCGGCGCGGAACCGGCCCGTGGCAACTTTCGCTACCCAACGGCTACGAAGCCTATCTAGCGACCCTTTCGAAATCGCATCGAAAGCAGCTTCGCCGTCTGGCTCGCAACGTACTCGATACGGATCGCGCACGCTGGCACACGGTACGAACGACCGCCGATCTCGAGATCGCCTGGCCGATCTTCGTCGACTTGCATCAGCGCCGGCGACAGAGTCTCGGAGATGCGGGAAGCTTTCGGTCGAAACGATTCGCCACGTTCCACGAAGAGGCGACGCGCCGCATGCTCGCGTGCGGCCGGTTGCGCATGCACTGGCTGGAGCTCGACGGCAAACCTGCGGCGGCCGAATACCATCTCGTCGGCGACGACGCCGTCTACGCCTACCAAGCAGGACTCGACCCCGATCAAATCGGCCAAGAGCCGGGCCGGCTCGCCGGCATCGCGATCATTCGGCAAGCGATCGACGACGGCTTCGCAACCTACGATCTGCTGCGCGGCGACGAACCTTATAAGGCCCACTGGCGCGCCGTTCCGTTGCCGACCGAATATGTCTCGATCATCGCGCCGCGCTGGTCGAGCTGGATGCGCTACATTGCGCATCGGATCCCGCGCTATCTTCGCGTGCGGCTGTTGGAGCTGTTTTCGCGGCGAGCCGTCGAGCGCGACGGAAGCTATCCCGGCGCGAAAACGCAAGCCGATCACGACGCGGCGGACGAGCTCGAATACGCGACGGCCGAGTAA
- a CDS encoding O-antigen ligase family protein: MDPLLLFAAAVGLVWGGVVMLRGSLITASLGVLLAVCCFGYEFVHFDVGPLPLTIDRLLLGLVIGMLVVQRTLGLTEPKPLNKADVTLIAFVGYLFVSMLCSDWQGFPKGQVGPLWRWVGGYFTPLILYWGAKQSRWTDRTAGIVQGSLAIFGIYLGVTAVLEITQQWSFVFPAYIADPKIGLHYGRARGPMVHGVSFGHYMGVCLLAAWLWIGRLHPLGRGVMIATLPVYFAGVFFSYTRSVWMGTGLGLCTLLLMTLQGRARNLVMGGIAAAGILVGATQADKIVGFQREQSAADTAESANMRVGFAYVSWMMFQDRPLFGFGFGRFPLDKLPYLDDRATDLNLEKLRPYVHHNTFLSLLTDTGLLGLGLFLIAMLLWIRNAWVVYRAPASPEWAQRQAVLMLGALGVYACQLMFHELSYTPIDNSLVFFLAGTASALVPQRKAVAKSASVASAVAYQDRGSLAISR; this comes from the coding sequence ATGGACCCGCTCCTACTCTTCGCCGCCGCCGTGGGTCTCGTGTGGGGCGGGGTGGTGATGCTGCGCGGATCGTTGATCACGGCGAGTCTCGGAGTGCTGCTCGCCGTTTGTTGCTTTGGATATGAGTTCGTGCATTTCGACGTCGGGCCGTTGCCGCTGACGATCGATCGCCTCCTGCTCGGTCTCGTCATCGGCATGCTCGTCGTTCAGCGAACGCTCGGGCTCACGGAGCCGAAGCCGCTGAACAAGGCCGACGTGACGCTCATCGCCTTCGTCGGCTATCTGTTCGTCAGTATGTTGTGCAGCGATTGGCAAGGCTTCCCGAAAGGGCAAGTCGGACCGCTCTGGCGTTGGGTCGGCGGCTATTTCACGCCGCTCATTCTTTATTGGGGAGCGAAGCAATCGCGCTGGACCGATCGAACGGCCGGCATCGTGCAAGGCAGCCTCGCGATCTTCGGAATCTATCTCGGCGTTACGGCTGTCTTGGAAATCACGCAGCAATGGTCGTTCGTGTTTCCCGCGTACATCGCCGATCCTAAGATCGGCCTGCACTACGGCCGTGCTCGGGGCCCGATGGTTCACGGCGTGAGCTTCGGGCACTATATGGGAGTTTGCCTACTGGCGGCTTGGCTCTGGATCGGGCGACTGCACCCGCTCGGCCGGGGCGTGATGATCGCGACGTTACCGGTTTACTTCGCCGGCGTCTTCTTCAGTTACACGCGCAGCGTGTGGATGGGGACCGGCCTCGGGCTCTGCACGTTGCTGTTGATGACGTTGCAGGGGCGGGCGCGGAACCTCGTGATGGGAGGCATCGCGGCGGCGGGGATTCTCGTCGGTGCTACGCAGGCTGATAAGATCGTCGGCTTTCAGCGCGAGCAATCGGCGGCCGATACGGCGGAGTCGGCGAATATGCGCGTCGGCTTTGCGTATGTGTCGTGGATGATGTTTCAAGACCGGCCGTTGTTCGGCTTCGGCTTCGGGCGCTTCCCGCTCGACAAGCTGCCGTATCTCGACGATCGCGCGACCGATCTGAATCTCGAAAAGCTGCGCCCTTACGTTCATCACAATACGTTTCTCAGCTTGCTCACCGATACGGGCCTGTTGGGCCTCGGCTTGTTTCTGATCGCGATGCTGCTCTGGATTCGCAACGCTTGGGTCGTGTATCGAGCGCCGGCCTCGCCGGAATGGGCCCAGCGCCAAGCGGTGCTCATGCTCGGTGCGCTCGGCGTGTATGCGTGCCAGTTGATGTTCCACGAACTGAGCTATACGCCGATCGACAACTCGCTCGTGTTCTTCCTCGCCGGCACCGCTTCGGCGCTGGTACCGCAGCGCAAAGCCGTCGCGAAATCGGCAAGCGTAGCGTCGGCCGTCGCTTATCAGGATCGTGGTTCGCTGGCGATTTCGCGGTAA
- a CDS encoding trypsin-like peptidase domain-containing protein: MLIQAALMVCALGGSPLQQQPASQETVLLDFTASWCGPCRQMQPTVERLAAQGVPVRQIDIDREPALAKRFAVTGVPCFVMLQAGRESGRIVGGTSYDQLLKLAQSGAASAPAAATAAPNLPTTPFALASAGAKPQLTKELIDRLLASTVRIKIYDAGGQSVGTGTIIDNREGEALVLTCGHIFRDSKGAGRVTVDLYGTGAPQDIVGRVIGYDLETDIGFLSFRPGMNVITARVAPAGYAVKSNDPVVSIGCNHGDDATPRVSRVTTIDKFLGAPNLQVAGQPVQGRSGGGLFSVEGYVVGVCNAADPEDDEGLYAALPAVHAELNQLGLAKFCLASEPILASNPPAMPARMPSFGSADPAVNTVPTTSTIPAGTAPSNAIPLSHTAPAAFAAAAAGMAPAEQALVAELSTLAAGGAEVVCIVRPLADPRAKSKVVVIDRASPEFLRQLADDRRRQDARQLTSYDVDTTSATEAATNDGQSHAPKWQPNWVPAAGR; encoded by the coding sequence ATGTTGATTCAAGCGGCTCTCATGGTCTGCGCGCTCGGCGGCTCGCCGCTGCAGCAACAACCGGCTTCGCAAGAAACCGTGCTTCTCGATTTCACCGCCAGCTGGTGCGGTCCTTGTCGACAGATGCAACCGACGGTCGAACGCTTGGCCGCGCAAGGCGTGCCGGTCCGACAAATCGATATCGACCGCGAGCCGGCGCTGGCGAAACGCTTCGCCGTCACCGGTGTGCCGTGCTTCGTTATGCTGCAAGCGGGGCGCGAGTCGGGCCGCATCGTCGGCGGCACCAGCTACGACCAACTTCTCAAGCTCGCTCAATCCGGCGCCGCCTCGGCTCCTGCGGCTGCCACCGCCGCTCCGAATCTTCCGACCACTCCGTTCGCGCTCGCTTCGGCCGGCGCGAAGCCGCAGCTTACGAAAGAGCTGATCGATCGCCTACTCGCGTCGACCGTGCGGATCAAAATCTACGACGCCGGCGGTCAATCGGTCGGCACCGGTACGATCATCGACAATCGCGAAGGGGAGGCCCTCGTCCTCACCTGCGGCCATATCTTTCGCGACTCGAAAGGGGCCGGCCGCGTCACCGTCGATCTCTACGGCACCGGCGCTCCGCAAGATATCGTCGGCCGGGTGATCGGCTACGATCTGGAAACCGATATCGGCTTTCTAAGCTTTCGGCCCGGCATGAACGTAATCACGGCGCGTGTGGCGCCGGCCGGCTATGCCGTGAAATCGAACGATCCGGTCGTCAGCATCGGTTGCAACCACGGCGACGACGCCACGCCGCGCGTCAGCCGCGTGACGACGATCGACAAGTTCCTCGGAGCGCCGAATCTGCAAGTCGCCGGCCAACCGGTGCAAGGACGCTCGGGGGGCGGATTGTTCAGCGTCGAAGGGTATGTCGTCGGTGTCTGCAACGCGGCCGATCCGGAAGACGACGAAGGCTTATATGCCGCGCTCCCTGCCGTGCATGCCGAACTCAATCAATTGGGACTCGCGAAGTTTTGTCTCGCGAGCGAACCGATCTTGGCCTCGAATCCTCCGGCGATGCCGGCCCGAATGCCGTCCTTCGGCAGCGCCGATCCGGCCGTGAACACGGTTCCGACGACCAGCACGATTCCGGCGGGAACCGCTCCGTCGAACGCGATTCCGCTCAGCCACACCGCTCCGGCTGCGTTCGCCGCCGCCGCTGCGGGAATGGCCCCTGCCGAGCAAGCGCTCGTCGCCGAGCTGAGCACCTTGGCCGCCGGCGGGGCCGAAGTGGTTTGCATCGTTCGACCTCTGGCCGACCCTAGGGCCAAGAGCAAGGTCGTCGTGATCGATCGTGCTTCGCCGGAATTTCTGCGACAATTGGCCGACGATCGCCGTCGGCAAGATGCCCGTCAGTTGACGTCGTACGATGTCGACACCACCTCGGCAACGGAAGCGGCAACAAACGACGGGCAGTCACACGCCCCGAAGTGGCAGCCGAATTGGGTGCCTGCAGCGGGACGGTAG